A genomic stretch from Solenopsis invicta isolate M01_SB chromosome 15, UNIL_Sinv_3.0, whole genome shotgun sequence includes:
- the LOC105193084 gene encoding proteasome adapter and scaffold protein ECM29, which produces MAAATDELILLERVFLRLGSAETDEQLQASVCKFLPPVLLKLSSAQEGVRKKVMELLIHINKRIKSRPQVQLPVEALLLQYQDPAASSFVINFTIIYIKLGYPRMEINKQAELVPSVLNAIEGKPLSHQDSLMLIIMPALGHINIPTDPDKRASLLGLQDKPYVAKQLVNFMLDVLLLPYGSVGQTENQQSGQTIDWSQFTVPPGLSEYAFKRVIGESPPTAEQLEQIKLGIVKFLTGGFFPDTEILIHLIVAAADTRFSIANMSDLELKKMVGTLDWSSMQLAAPLYTLFLGTDAIATQKEVKPEMKRQPASTRIRLKLLQYLCRVTKAGFIIPPCIQVIFDSLYGKNTNAKLKSLTLQFTSNIVQHCSLVPLTRVAGVILNGMIKLISEGDDVHKPMAYTVIGQLGQRIPSLINKDLSLLHSLFDTLVSTDGELRRTVRDALICVTSAFVLNKEDENNIALMNALLSVHIESPESSVRFVAMHYAATVFPPDDAPSRYLLLLACGDNKHEISTEAMKALYGVVHKNEEDQQISNKILLPEFVKLVTYIYSKMQSRMPAASSGRNVDKQVLPYSAATFSEIISYCRICLARSANIPARNEPLQHPCEYTPLIGRYLEKLYKDQPEILNNYVDMILLLSHSSADQISLNALLEVIGSVPHYIIKSYEKELPWLCSLLGSAKQDVRQLAAKIYAAITGYFPKNEFEKHVSNIMNIMNRKNLEAQHGALMTLTYMMERNLIQQRNENKEDLCNWMTYNDIVKAICTYLCDSAILLKDAAIQAVGILGRTYSLPLPVEGDNELNKKAIVETLFSVLSNAKLNTKMKEKAALSLGHLCVGECFPHVANIANKIIATVKETKDIEIHLILGEALVCCVQGQASPEARDAWTTLPAEYIVPYSKESDELLIHVLNELFNIYKVPHPNLRQAVCVWLFALLKHNVQRECIKEKLSLIHHAFIDFLSDDSDIVQDIASKGLSLVHINSKQEEREALVSKILDQFTQGRRTVQQVTADTKLFEEGQLGKTPSGGSLSTYREICSLATELQKPELVYYFMHLANHNAIWTSKKGAAFGFAAIANIARDELNKYLPNIVPRLYRYQFDPTPKIQQSMTSIWRAIVPSTTKAIEQYHKEILTDVTDNLTNNEWRVRISCCNALADLLRTNVQFDFAECGPELWKKLFRVMDDIHEGTRLAATNTTKILSKVCIRHCDSSHGNAGKEVIQAILPVLLETGITHVVDTVRAISLLTVSQLVSTAGVLLKPSLVNLIPSLLETIGESENPKLSYLSTVCGATTETQEAVDNLRANAAKGHYASDTITKCIQYVDADVLKDLMPKVIDLIKFSIGFGTKIACSHFVILLSTHLKTELQPYSAKVLSALLNGLLDRNVAVRKNNAVSIGHIVGSAKDSSLDKLFNTLNTWYLEREDDAIRLAIGQTLQSINNYNQEKLKNYQKIVIPLAFFAMHAEKVPGNESTVELWTDFWNEITPGTEAGIVQNLRAITDILHTALESASWTTKVQAANAVHTVALKSGHNIDAEARNTLLKILTNGLRGRTWNGKERLLNALAVLACNSKEALNADTALLDTVVVTLHRESKKENAEYRRYALQAFAMVLHELDIDRFTEIYEIVQEILIKVSDKNNDNEEDTVEENRKKKENNVKLQETVYEVLGKAWPSTKETQDKYCIEFVTHCQKVLPNSTRSVQVAILTALNLFVDRLVLLKINKMEMPLKDKKLLDQIGDNLNKILSYCINISKFTKIRKEALNIVLSLARKMRETNNDEQLEKMTRLLKELLPDLAKDNQPEIRTRVIDIKEMLKI; this is translated from the exons ATGGCAGCGGCTACAGACGAGCTGA ttttgttgGAGCGAGTGTTCCTTCGCCTGGGCTCCGCTGAGACCGATGAGCAGTTACAGGCGTCAGTCTGTAAATTCTTACCTCCTGTACTGCTCAAATTGTCCAGTGCACAGGAAGGTGTCAGAAAGAAAGTGATGGAGCTGCTGATTCATATAAACAAGAGAATAAAGAGCAGGCCTCAAGTACAGCTACCAGTTGAAGCTTTACTCTTGCAGTATCAAGATCCAGCTGCCAGTTCATTTGTGATT AATTTcactataatatacataaagttGGGATATCCTCGAATGGAGATAAACAAGCAAGCGGAATTGGTTCCAAGTGTACTAAATGCTATTGAGGGAAAACCATTGTCTCATCAAGACAG CTTAATGTTGATCATAATGCCAGCATTAGGACATATCAATATTCCAACAGATCCTGATAAGCGGGCGTCTCTCTTAGGTTTACAAGACAAGCCTTACGTGGCAAAGCAGCTCGTAAATTTTATGCTTGACGTACTATTGTTGCCATATGG ATCTGTGGGACAAACGGAAAATCAGCAATCAGGTCAGACCATCGATTGGTCTCAGTTTACTGTACCACCAGGGTTAAGCGAGTACGCGTTCAAAAGAGTGATAGGCGAGAGTCCGCCTACGGCCGAGCAACTCGAGCAGATAAAATTGGGCATTGTTAAGTTCCTCACCGGCGGATTTTTCCCCGATACTGAGATTCTGATACACTTGATTGTAGCGGCCGCGGATACCAGATTCAGCATTGCTAATATGTCAGatttagaattgaaaaaaatggtcGG CACATTGGATTGGTCCTCGATGCAACTGGCAGCTCCGCTCTACACGTTGTTCCTGGGTACTGATGCAATAGCCACACAAAAAGAAGTAAAACCTGAAATGAAACGACAACCCGCAAGCACTCGAATTCGACTTAAACTTTTGCAGTATCTTTGTCGGGTGACTAAAGCGGGATTCATCATACCGCCGTGTATTCAG gTTATTTTCGATTCACTATATGGAAAAAACACGAATGCAAAGTTAAAATCGTTGACCTTGCAGTTTACATCAAATATCGTCCAGCA ctgcAGTCTTGTACCATTAACCCGCGTTGCGGGAGTAATTTTGAATGGCATGATAAAATTGATCTCCGAAGGCGACGACGTGCACAAACCGATGGCATACACAGTCATTGGACAGCTTGGTCAAAGAATACCATCTCtgataaataaagatttgagtTTGTTGCACAGCTTATTTGACACGCTTGTGTCT ACAGATGGTGAGTTACGACGCACGGTAAGAGATGCATTAATCTGCGTGACGTCTGCATTCGTACTGAATAAAGAGGATGAGAACAATATAGCATTGATGAATGCGCTATTGTCAGTACACATTGAATCACCAGAATCAAGCGTAAG ATTTGTGGCAATGCATTATGCTGCAACTGTGTTTCCTCCCGATGATGCTCCATCTCGGTATCTCTTATTATTAGCATGTGGTGACAACAAACATGAGATAAGTACAGAAGCTATGAAAGCGCTTTATGGCGTTGTACATAAAAATGAGGAAGatcaacaaattagcaacaagaTATTGTTGCCCGAGTTTGTGAAGCTAGTAACTTACATTTATTCGAAGATGCAATCGCGAATGCCCGCTGCAAGTAGCGGCAGAAACGTGGATAAGCAAGTACTCCCATATAGTGCTGCGACGTTTTCCGAA ATTATTTCTTATTGTCGTATTTGCCTCGCCAGAAGTGCTAATATTCCGGCGCGAAATGAGCCGCTACAGCATCCGTGCGAATATACTCCTTTAATTGGGCGTTACTTggagaaattatataaagatcaaccagaaatattaaataattatgtcgatATGATTTTACTATTGAGTCATTCTTCTGCAG ATCAAATTTCTTTGAATGCATTATTAGAAGTAATTGGGTCCGTTCcgcattatataataaaatcgtaCGAAAAGGAGCTCCCGTGGCTCTGTTCCTTGCTTGGTTCCGCTAAACAAGACGTACGACAATTAGCCGCGAAAATATACGCCGCTATTACTGGCTACTTTCCGAAGAATGAATTCGAGAAACATGTTTCGAATATTATGAACATTATGAATAGGAAAAATTTAGAAGCGCAGCACGGCGCATTAATGACCCTGACTTATATGATGGAGAGAAATTTAATACAACAACGAAACGAAAATAAGGAGGATTTGTGCAATTGGATGACTTATAATGATATTGTGAAAgcaatat GTACATATCTTTGTGATAGCGCAATATTATTAAAGGACGCGGCTATTCAAGCTGTTGGCATCTTAGGTAGAACGTATTCTCTACCTTTGCCGGTAGAAGGTGATAATGAATTGAACAAAAAAGCAATAGTAGAAACGCTTTTTTCCGTCTTATCCAATGCCAAATTGAATACTAAG ATGAAAGAGAAAGCTGCGCTTTCATTGGGACACTTATGTGTTGGCGAGTGTTTTCCTCACGTCGCGAACATTGCTAACAAAATTATAGCAACGGTCAAAGAG ACGAAAGATATCGAAATCCATTTAATTCTGGGGGAAGCCTTGGTTTGCTGTGTTCAAGGACAAGCCTCTCCGGAAGCGAGAGATGCTTGGACGACTTTACCCGCCGAATATATTGTTCCGTACAGTAAGGAGAGCGACGAGttattaatacatgtattaaatgaattatttaatatatacaaagtGCCTCATCCAAACTTACGACAG GCAGTATGTGTGTGGCTATTTGCACTTTTAAAACACAACGTTCAACGAGAATGCATAAAGGAAAAATTGTCCCTGATTCATCATGCATTTATAGATTTTCTTTCAGATGACAGtg ATATTGTACAAGATATCGCTTCAAAAGGTCTTAGTTTGGTGCATATTAACAGCAAACAAGAAGAACGTGAGGCTTTAGTGTCTAAAATATTGGATCAGTTTACGCAGGGTCGCAGGACAGTGCAACAAGTTACCGCCGATACCAAATTATTTGAAGAAGGTCAACTGGGAAAAACTCCATCAGG TGGTAGTTTATCAACATATCGAGAAATCTGTTCTCTCGCGACAGAATTGCAAAAGCCCGAGCTCGTGTATTATTTTATGCATTTGGCGAACCATAATGCGATATGGACATCCAAAAAAGGAGCTGCGTTCGGTTTTGCAGCAATCGCTAATATCGCAAGGGACgaactgaataaatatttgccTAACATTGTACCGCGATTGTACAGATATCAATTCGACCCGACGCCGAAGATCCAGCAGAGTATGACCAGCATTTGGCGAGCCATCGTTCCTTCCACGACGAAAGCC ATTGAACAGTatcataaagaaatattgaCTGATGTAACTGATAATCTAACGAATAACGAGTGGAGAGTACGTATCAGTTGTTGTAATGCTCTCGCAGATCTTTTAAGGACAAATGTTCAATTCGACTTCGCCGAATGTGGCCCGGAACTCTGGAAGAAACTGTTTCGCGTAATGGACGATATTCACGAGGGCACGCGGTTAGCCGCGACGAATACCACTAAGATACTTAGTAAG GTTTGTATACGTCATTGCGATTCGTCGCACGGTAACGCGGGGAAAGAAGTTATTCAAGCGATATTGCCTGTACTACTCGAGACTGGCATTACCCATGTCGTGGATACAGTGAGAGCTATATCGTTGCTAACAGTGTCCCAACTTGTGTCCACGGCCGGCGTTCTATTAAAGCCGTCGCTCGTCAATCTGATACCGTCATTATTGGAAACGATCGGTGAATCCGAAAATCCTAAGCTCTCGTATTTGAGTACTGTGTGTGGCGCGACTACGGAAACTCAGGAAGCTGTTGATAATCTTAGAGCGAATGCTGCCAAAGGTCACTACGCATCGGATACGATAACGAAG TGCATCCAATATGTCGATGCGGATGTATTAAAGGATTTAATGCCAAAAGTGATAGATTTAATCAAGTTCAGCATAGGATTTGGAACAAAAATTGCCTGTTCACATTTCGTGATTCTTCTCAGCACGCATCTGAAAACAGAGTTGCAGCCTTACAGTG CTAAGGTATTATCTGCCTTGCTCAATGGCTTACTGGATCGTAACGTTGccgtaagaaaaaataatgcagttagCATTGGACACATTGTGGGCTCCGCTAAAGATTCTAGTCtggataaattatttaatacctTGAACACGTGGTATTTAGAACGCGAAG atGATGCAATAAGATTAGCGATCGGACAAACTTTACagtctataaataattataatcaggaaaaattaaaaaattatcaaaaaatagtCATTCCTCTTGCTTTCTTTGCGATGCACGCGGAAAAGGTACCAG GAAACGAAAGCACCGTTGAATTATGGACTGATTTTTGGAATGAAATAACACCCGGGACTGAAGCAGGAATTGTACAAAATCTGCGAGCAATAACCGATATTTTACACACGGCTTTGGAGTCGGCATCGTGGACTACAAAAGTGCAAGCAGCAAACGCGGTTCATACCGTTGCCTTAAAGTCAGGTCATAATATTGATGCAGAAGCAAGGAATactttactaaaaatattgacCAATGGTCTGCGTGGTAGAACGTGGAACGGAAAGGAACGTCTACTAAATGCTCTCGCTGTATTAGCATGTAATAGCAA AGAAGCCTTAAACGCAGACACTGCGTTGTTAGATACAGTTGTGGTAACACTACATAGGGAAAGTAAGAAGGAGAATGCGGAGTATCGTCGATATGCATTACAAGCGTTTGCAATGGTCTTGCACGAACTTGATATTGATAGGTTTACAGAAATATATGAAATTGTACAGGAAATATTGATTAAG gtatctgataaaaataacgataatgaGGAGGACACGGTAGAAGAAAataggaagaaaaaggaaaataatgTGAAGTTGCAAGAAACAGTTTATGAGGTGCTTGGGAAAGCATGGCCTTCCACCAAAGAGACTCAag ATAAATATTGCATAGAATTTGTGACTCATTGTCAGAAGGTACTGCCAAATAGTACGAGGTCTGTCCAGGTCGCTATCTTAACTGCATTAAATCTCTTTGTGGATAGACTTGTCTTATTAAAGATAAACAAAATGGAAATGCCATTAAAAGACAAAAAACTATTAGATCAAATAGGCGATAatctcaataaaatattatcatattgtataa ATATTTCGAAGTTCACCAAAATTAGAAAAGAAGCATTAAACATAGTTCTTTCGTTAGCAAGAAAAATGCGCGAGACGAATAATGATGAACAGCTTGAGAAAATGACACGCCTTTTGAAAGAACTCTTGCCCGATCTAGCGAAGGATAACCAACCAGAAATACGAACCAGAGTAATTGATATTAAAGAAATGCTTAAAATTTAA
- the LOC105193083 gene encoding pumilio homolog 3, with protein sequence MKRKSLDANNLKAGDDTEDNKKRKKVRFEKSLDNKSTGKSIKPSSKKNANGKNTKVAKNNATIEKINLLKLKKEKKQLGQKSEDGKKTKKDNLKSEKNQTTTEKTDWIQLKKERKELRQKRKAKRLNNDTVYDKIIQAKKLSEKLRRSDCKPADRITLTQTLHNMLESHYSKVIFTHDMSRVVQCIIKYCEAHIRGAIFQEIKPLIVEMLQSKYAKNCIKAILKYSSQETRNEVISGFYGNIVKLMSHSISASLLELAYNTWCTSVDKMYFKQEFYGDIYKLEKDKDVKTLSDVYKTAIDMKLATLSAVKANLIRILNKGFVSSTLLQTILWEFLCECSVEDRNELIVMLRSYIIMLSQTKMGTRVATQCIWHGNSKDRKIIMKALKGNVKAICMSQHGHIILLALFDSVDDTVLMQKIILSELQEDLVNIALNEYGKRVILYLVARRKSFYFSPAIVEYLSQGDNNSTSKKLADIREKELLETIRDPLFDTIIADPTTWLSNGSIAMTTLAILKVGSGEKLNSAFESIAKFISVIDSKIKDNDTECNVVEHPGLHIMFKKLIQYDKELLKKNECTFGEILISHLTPKVLEKWMEFNRACFLLILLIENENENVTHTLLSKLKPLKANLKTKSGAGASILLKKLIE encoded by the exons ATGAAGCGAAAGAGTTTGGATGCTAATAATCTGAAAGCAGGAGATGACACAGAagataataaaaagagaaagaaagtgaGATTTGAGAAATCCCTGGATAATAAATCTACCG GTAAAAGTATAAAACCATCTTCAAAGAAGAATGCAAATGGAAAGAATACAAAAGTGGCGAAAAATAATGCTACAATCGAAAAGATAAATTTGCTTAAACTGAAGAAGGAGAAAAAACAGCTTGGACAGAAATCCGAAGATGGGAAGAAGACAAAAAAGGATAATCTAAAATCGGAGAAAAATCAGACGACCACCGAGAAAACCGATTGGATCCAActgaaaaaggagagaaaagagCTCAGACAAAAACGTAAGGCTAAGAGATTGAATAACGATActgtatatgataaaattattcagGCTAAGAAGCTTAGCGAGAAATTACGTAGATCCGACTGTAAGCCTGCCGATCGTATAACGTTAACTCAAACGTTGCACAATATGTTGGAAAGCCATTACAGTAAAGTGATATTTACACATGATATGTCCAGAGTAGTTCAATGTATAATCAAGTACTGTGAGGCACACATTCGAGGAGCTATATTTCAGGAAATAAAACCACTCATTGTAGAGATGTTGCAATCTAAATATGCGAAAAACTGCATAAAAGCTATCCTGAAATATAGTTCTCAAGAAACCAGGAATGAAGTTATCTCTGGATTTTACGGCAATATCGTCAAATTGATGAGTCACAGTATATCAGCCTCTCTTTTAGAGTTAGCATATAACACTTGGTGTACAAGCGTCGATAAGATGTATTTCAAGCAAGAATTTTATGGAGACATATATAAGCTCGAAAAGGACAAGGATGTTAAAACATTATCAGACGTATACAAAACCGCGATAGATATGAAACTAGCTACACTGTCCGCTGTTAAAGCAAATCTAATTAGAATATTAAACAAGGGTTTTGTCAGTTCCACACTGCTGCAAACGATTCTGTGGGAATTCCTATGTGAATGTTCTGTGGAAGATAGAAACGAGCTAATAGTTATGCTACGATCTTACATTATAATGCTGTCTCAAACGAAAATGGGAACGAGAGTCGCTACACAATGTATATGGCATGGCAATAGCAAAGATAGAAAAATTATCATGAAAGCCCTCAAGGGAAACGTGAAGGCGATCTGCATGTCGCAACACGGTCACATAATATTATTGGCGCTTTTTGATTCTGTAGATGACACCGTTCTCATGCAGAAAATAATATTGTCCGAGCTGCAAGAAGATCTAGTTAACATTGCGCTGAATGAATATGGGAAACGTGTTATATTGTATCTTGTAGCCAGAAggaaatctttttatttttcgccAGCCATAGTAGAATATTTGAGCCAAGGTGACAACAATTCTACGAGCAAAAAACTAGCTGATATCAGGGAAAAGGAACTCCTCGAAACAATTCGTGATCCGCTTTTTGACACTATAATTGCAGATCCAACGACGTGGTTATCCAACGGCAGCATAGCTATGACTACCCTGGCGATATTAAAAGTGGGATCAGGAGAAAAACTAAATTCCGCATTCGAATCGATTGCCAAGTTTATTAGTGTCATAGATTCAAAAATTAAGGACAATGACACAgagtgtaatgtagttgaacaTCCTGGATTAcacataatgtttaaaaaacttaTTCAGTATGACAAAGAGTTGTTGAAAAAGAACGAATGTACATTTggagaaatattaatatcacaCTTAACGCCAAAAGTATTGGAAAAGTGGATGGAATTTAATAGAGCTTGTTTCTTATTAATTCTTCTcatagaaaatgaaaatgaaaatgttacaCATACATTATTGTCTAAATTAAAACCTTTAAAGGCAAATCTCAAGACAAAGAGTGGCGCTGGAGCatcaatattgttaaaaaaattgatagaataa